In a single window of the Euleptes europaea isolate rEulEur1 chromosome 4, rEulEur1.hap1, whole genome shotgun sequence genome:
- the M6PR gene encoding cation-dependent mannose-6-phosphate receptor isoform X1, translating into MFLGGRMSLAHSCLPAVLLALMTAAATGANECDLLGDKEKESKREIALLQRLEPIFNYSGKVTVQRNQEKYLYIFQVCREIPEGGTNSGLVQIDGVTRKTTVVGRINETHITSGTDWIMLTYKGGDNYGNHCGGEKRKSMVMITCNRKILTGELTMLVEEREKEEECFYLFELESSVACPPLDSHLSVGSILLITFASLVAVYIIGGFLYQRLVVGAKGMEQFPHFAFWQDMGNLVADGCDFVCRSKPRNVPTAYRGVGDDQLSEEPEERDDHLLPM; encoded by the exons ATGTTCCTGGGCGGTAGGATGTCCCTGGCTCACTCGTGCCTCCCTGCTGTGCTGCTAGCCCTCATGACCGCTGCCGCGACGGGTGCAAATGAGTGTGATCTACTGGGGGACAAAGAAAAGGAATCCAAGAGGGAAattgccctgctgcagaggttGGAGCCGATTTTCAATTACAG TGGTAAAGTAACCGTTCAAAGAAATCAGGAAAAATACTTGTACATTTTCCAAGTGTGTCGTGAAATCCCCGAAGGCGGGACCAATTCCGGCCTGGTGCAGATCGATGGGGTAACAAGAAAGACCACTGTGGTGGGACGCATCAACGAGACGCACATTACGAGCGGAA CCGACTGGATCATGCTGACCTATAAAGGGGGGGACAACTACGGCAACCACTGCGGGGGTGAGAAGAGGAAATCCATGGTCATGATCACCTGCAACCGGAAGATACTGACA GGAGAACTCACCATGCTGGTGGAGGAgcgggagaaggaagaggaatgtTTCTACCTTTTTGAGCTGGAGAGCAGCGTGGCCTGCCCTCCCTTGGACTCGCACCTCAGCGTGGGCTCCATCTTGCTGATCAC GTTCGCATCGCTGGTCGCCGTATACATCATTGGGGGTTTCCTCTACCAGCGCCTGGTGGTGGGCGCAAAAGGCATGGAGCAGTTTCCCCATTTTGCTTTCTGGCAAGACATGGGCAACCTGGTGGCC GACGGCTGTGACTTTGTGTGCCGATCAAAGCCTCGTAATGTGCCCACTGCGTACCGTGGCGTCGGGGACGACCAGCTCAGCGAGGAACCTGAAGAGCGGGACGACCACTTGCTACCCATGTGA
- the M6PR gene encoding cation-dependent mannose-6-phosphate receptor isoform X2 encodes MSLAHSCLPAVLLALMTAAATGANECDLLGDKEKESKREIALLQRLEPIFNYSGKVTVQRNQEKYLYIFQVCREIPEGGTNSGLVQIDGVTRKTTVVGRINETHITSGTDWIMLTYKGGDNYGNHCGGEKRKSMVMITCNRKILTVKLTMLVEEREKEEECFYLFELESSVACPPLDSHLSVGSILLITFASLVAVYIIGGFLYQRLVVGAKGMEQFPHFAFWQDMGNLVADGCDFVCRSKPRNVPTAYRGVGDDQLSEEPEERDDHLLPM; translated from the exons ATGTCCCTGGCTCACTCGTGCCTCCCTGCTGTGCTGCTAGCCCTCATGACCGCTGCCGCGACGGGTGCAAATGAGTGTGATCTACTGGGGGACAAAGAAAAGGAATCCAAGAGGGAAattgccctgctgcagaggttGGAGCCGATTTTCAATTACAG TGGTAAAGTAACCGTTCAAAGAAATCAGGAAAAATACTTGTACATTTTCCAAGTGTGTCGTGAAATCCCCGAAGGCGGGACCAATTCCGGCCTGGTGCAGATCGATGGGGTAACAAGAAAGACCACTGTGGTGGGACGCATCAACGAGACGCACATTACGAGCGGAA CCGACTGGATCATGCTGACCTATAAAGGGGGGGACAACTACGGCAACCACTGCGGGGGTGAGAAGAGGAAATCCATGGTCATGATCACCTGCAACCGGAAGATACTGACAGTGA AACTCACCATGCTGGTGGAGGAgcgggagaaggaagaggaatgtTTCTACCTTTTTGAGCTGGAGAGCAGCGTGGCCTGCCCTCCCTTGGACTCGCACCTCAGCGTGGGCTCCATCTTGCTGATCAC GTTCGCATCGCTGGTCGCCGTATACATCATTGGGGGTTTCCTCTACCAGCGCCTGGTGGTGGGCGCAAAAGGCATGGAGCAGTTTCCCCATTTTGCTTTCTGGCAAGACATGGGCAACCTGGTGGCC GACGGCTGTGACTTTGTGTGCCGATCAAAGCCTCGTAATGTGCCCACTGCGTACCGTGGCGTCGGGGACGACCAGCTCAGCGAGGAACCTGAAGAGCGGGACGACCACTTGCTACCCATGTGA
- the PHC1 gene encoding polyhomeotic-like protein 1 — protein sequence METESEQNSNSASGSSGSGGSTRPQISQMTLYERQAVQALQALQRQPNAAQYFHQFMLQQQLNSAQLHSLAAVQQATIAASRQASSPNSSTPQQATTTQASMNLATTSAAQLISRSQSVSSPSATTLTQSVLLGNATSPPLNQSQAQMYLRPQLGNLLQVNRTLGRNVPLTSQLILMPNGAVAAVQQEVPSAHSPGVHADTDQVQNLAVRSQQTSAANVQLQASAPKAALSGNSQASVQPQSTHAGQTLTVTQASSGNVGQSLNLSQGAAGSNGLSGSMASSVGNQASASLSQAVSSGPGGSCQRKGTGVVQPLPVASAAQAVTVSQGSQTEADNAAAKKAEADGSGPQTVGMNLTRTATPAPSQTLISSATYTQIQPHSLIQQQQQIHLQKQVVIQQQIAIHHQQQFQHRQSQLLHTATHLQLAQQQPPQAPPLAPPQASPLQGQQPAQTLVVQPMLHSQPPHVQQPQEGHCQASTKPPVPIQSRPPLAPLKAPLLGAAKMSASQQPPPHIPVQVVGSRQQGPGQAQPLGLPQANAAGQPSRGVPAVVQPVSQAHAGPLQPQGPAASFPSSPPPPQEAPPSLAPGVNVAQVQGTAQVVKSVASSPGVAQAAAYYVQPVQLPSKPQTLAVKRKAESEEERDEPGAPPSLLPAKSSPAAESPKVMEEKSGLGGDGNREKSESAPSAASNVSPGDQGSVAPSSGPSSALGMVSRQLGDSKPPQAIVKPQILTHIIEGFVIQEGAEPFPVGCSQLLKEFEKPLQGGAPSRQTESQPSNSPGGDSMTAEQDKKGNLLQCEFCGKYSPANQFRGSKRFCSVTCAKRYNVGCSHQLRLQRKKMKEIQEASYARRRRGPRRSSSEIARAKIQGKRHRGQEDSSRGSDNSSYDEALSPTSPGPLSVRAVHGERDLTGSNMIPPTTDLHGINPVFLSSNPSRWSVEEVYEFIASLQGCQEIAEEFRSQEIDGQALLLLKEEHLMSAMNIKLGPALKICAKINVLKET from the exons ATGGAGACAGAGAGCGAGCAGAACTCGAACTCAGCCAGCGGAAGCTCGGGCTCTGGTGGAAGCACCCGCCCTCAGATATCACAGATGACGCTCTACGAACGGCAGGCTGTGCAG GCTCTTCAGGCCCTTCAGAGGCAGCCCAATGCAGCCCAGTATTTCCACCAGTTtatgctccagcagcagctcaatAGCGCGCAGCTTCACAGCCTGGCTGCTGTTCAACAG GCCACTATTGCGGCCAGCCGGCAGGCGAGCTCTCCGAACTCAAGCACCCCTCAGCAGGCGACCACCACACAGGCCTCC ATGAATTTGGCCACAACGTCCGCCGCGCAGTTGATTAGCCGCTCACAAAGCGTCAGTTCGCCCAGCGCCACGACCCTCACGCAGTCGGTGCTGCTGGGGAATGCCACCTCGCCACCGCTGAACCAGTCCCAAGCTCAGATGTATCTTCGG CCGCAGCTGGGGAACCTGTTGCAGGTGAACCGGACCTTGGGCCGCAATGTGCCTCTCACCTCTCAGCTCATCCTGATGCCGAACGGGGCCGTGGCTGCTGTTCAGCAGGAGGTGCCGTCCGCTCACTCTCCCGGGGTCCACGCAGACACGGACCAG GTGCAGAACTTGGCCGTCAGGAGCCAGCAGACGTCGGCGGCCAACGTCCAGCTCCAGGCCTCTGCTCCAAAGGCAGCTTTGTCCGGGAATTCCCAGGCGTCAGTTCAACCTCAGTCAACTCATGCCGGCCAGACGCTGACGGTGACGCAGGCGTCTTCGGGCAACGTGGGCCAGTCGCTCAACCTCAGCCAGGGAGCAGCGGGGAGCAACGGCCTCTCCGGGAGCATGGCGTCCTCGGTGGGGAACCAGGCCTCTGCCAGCCTGAGCCAGGCCGTGTCCTCTGGGCCGGGGGGCAGCTGCCAGAGGAAAGGAACCGGCGTGGTCCAGCCCTTGCCGGTCGCCTCCGCTGCCCAGGCCGTCACCGTGAGCCAGGGAAGTCAGACGGAAGCTGACAACGCAGCGGCGAAGAAGGCCGAAGCCGACGGGAGCGGCCCGCAGACTGTGGGCATGAACCTGACCAGAACGGCTACCCCAGCCCCCAGCCAGACGTTGATCAGTTCTG ccACCTACACCCAGATCCAGCCCCACTCGCtgatccagcagcagcagcagatccaCCTCCAGAAGCAGGTCGTGATCCAGCAGCAGATCGCcatccaccaccagcagcagttCCAGCACCGCCAgtcccagctcctccacacagCCACCCACCTCCAGCTGGCACAgcagcagccgccccaggccccgCCCCTGGCCCCGCCCCAAGCCTCGCCCCTCCAGGGCCAGCAACCTGCCCAGACCCTGGTGGTCCAGCCCATGCTCCACTCACAGCCTCCGCATGTGCAGCAGCCGCAGGAGGGCCACTGCCAGGCGTCCACCAAACCGCCAGTCCCCATCCAGTCCAGGCCACCCCTCGCCCCGCTCAAGGCCCCCCTGCTGGGGGCCGCCAAGATGTCAGCCTCCCAGCAGCCCCCGCCCCACATCCCGGTGCAGGTGGTGGGCAGCCGCCAGCAGGGCCCGGGCCAGGCCCAGCCCCTGGGCCTGCCCCAGGCAAACGCCGCCGGGCAGCCGTCCCGGGGGGTTCCCGCTGTGGTCCAGCCGGTGTCCCAGGCCCACGCAGGCCCCCTGCAGCCCCAGGGGCCCGCGGCTTCGtttccctcctccccgccccctccccaggaagcccCTCCCTCGCTCGCCCCCGGGGTCAACGTGGCGCAGGTCCAGGGCACGGCGCAGGTGGTGAAGAGCGTGGCTTCCTCTCCCGGTGTGGCTCAGGCAGCGGCCTACTACGTGCAGCCCGTCCAGCTGCCT AGCAAGCCCCAGACTTTGGCAGTCAAGCGCAAAGCGGAATCCGAGGAGGAGAGAGACGAGCCCGGCGCGCCACCTTCTCTCCTGCCCGCCAAGTCGTCTCCTGCGGCGGAGAGTCCCAAAGTCATGGAAGAGAAGAGCGGCCTCGGAGGAGACGGGAACAGAG AGAAATCAGAGTCTGCCCCCAGCGCTGCCTCCAACGTATCCCCAGGTGACCAGGGCTCCGTTGCGCCATCGTCGGGTCCGTCGTCTGCACTGGGGATGGTGTCCCGTCAGTTGGGAGACTCCAAACCTCCCCAAGCCATCGTCAAGCCCCAGATTCTCACACACATCATAGAGGGTTTCGTCATCCAGGAAGGGGCAGAGCCGTTTCCG GTGGGTTGTTCTCAGCTCCTGAAGGAGTTTGAAAAGCCTCTTCAGGGAGGGGCTCCCTCCAGACAGACTGAGAGCCAACCTAGCAACTCCCCAGGAGGCGACAGCATGACAGCAG AGCAAGACAAGAAAGGGAACCTGCTGCAGTGTGAATTCTGTGGGAAATACAGCCCCGCCAATCAATTCCGCGGTTCTAAGAGATTCTGTTCTGTAACATGTGCCAAGAG GTACAACGTGGGATGCAGCCACCAGCTCCGTTTGCAaaggaagaagatgaaggagaTCCAGGAAGCCAGCTATGCCCGTCGACGGCGTGGGCCCCGGCGCAGCAGCTCGGAGATCGCCCGCGCCAAGATCCAGGGCAAGCGCCATCGG GGCCAAGAAGACTCCAGCCGAGGGTCTGACAACTCCAGCTACGACGAAGCGCTGTCCCCCACATCTCCGGGGCCCCTCTCCGTCAGAGCCGTTCATGGAGAACGAGACCTGACCGGTTCAAACATGATTCCGCCAACCACCGACCTCCACGGCATCAACCCGGTCTTCCTCTCCAGCAACCCCAGCCGCTGGAGCGTAGAGGAAGTGTACGAGTTCATTGCCTCCTTACAAG GCTGCCAGGAGATCGCAGAGGAGTTCCGTTCCCAGGAGATTGACGGCCAGGCTTTGCTCCTGCTGAAGGAGGAGCACCTCATGAGCGCCATGAACATCAAGCTGGGCCCGGCCCTCAAGATCTGTGCCAAGATCAACGTCCTCAAAGAGACCTAA